A window of the Hordeum vulgare subsp. vulgare chromosome 5H, MorexV3_pseudomolecules_assembly, whole genome shotgun sequence genome harbors these coding sequences:
- the LOC123400067 gene encoding 60S ribosomal protein L36a, with translation MVNVPKTKKTYCKNKECKKHTLHKVTQYKKGKDSLSAQGKRRYDRKQSGYGGQTKPVFHKKAKTTKKIVLKLQCQSCKHYSQRAIKRCKHFEIGGDKKGKGTSLF, from the exons GTGAACGTTCCGAAAACCAAGAAGACCTACTGCAAGAACAAGGAGTGCAAGAAGCACACCCTCCACAAGGTCACGCAATATAAGAAAGGAAAAGATAGTCTTTCTGCTCAGGGGAAGCGTCGTTATGACCGCAAGCAGTCAGGATATGGTGGCCAGACAAAGCCTGTTTTCCACAAGAAG GCCAAGACAACAAAGAAGATTGTGCTGAAGCTGCAGTGCCAGAGCTGCAAGCATTACTCACAGAGAGCCATCAAG AGGTGCAAGCATTTTGAAATCGGTGGagacaagaagggcaagggaacctCTCTTTTCTAA